A DNA window from Engystomops pustulosus chromosome 6, aEngPut4.maternal, whole genome shotgun sequence contains the following coding sequences:
- the ANKRD65 gene encoding ankyrin repeat domain-containing protein 65: MQQKVGRLTPEAELARRCLQLSEEHSPPEKLDHAIYEWKALHLASWNGNTRLVKQLLQQGEKIDDRDELGWTPLHCAASNGHLATAKLLIQRGASVNTQDASGCIPLHHAAWSGHTHLSEMLLNRGSNATAPTTGGLTALHLAAANGHTLIVQLLLKQNIDPCIGDNNKWSPLHWAIVNNHVHIMELLNEHSVSLELEASGNLTPLHIAAETGKLETLNYLLEKGVDVNAQDLEGRTALAMAASNGRLEVVRSLLDNKSQVNIADNHGRTVLHRAAAAGHLDVVQILVQNGAALNIKDSLCLTPIQRATMRGHSQVSTYLQGALPTVHNVL; this comes from the exons ATGCAACAAAAAGTAGGTAGACTAACTCCAGAGGCTGAGCTGGCGAGAAGATGTCTACAACTGAGTGAGGAACATAGCCCACCAGAGAAGTTAGACCATGCCATCTATGAATGGAAAGCCCTTCATCTGGCTTCCTGGAATGGGAACACTCGTCTCGTTAAACAACTCCTACAACAAGGAGAAAAGATTGATGACAG GGATGAGCTTGGCTGGACACCTCTTCATTGTGCTGCATCCAATGGACATTTAGCAACGGCAAAGCTCCTGATCCAAAGAGGAGCTTCAGTGAATACCCAAGATGCTTCTGGTTGTATCCCTCTGCACCATGCAGCATGGAGTGGTCACACACACCTTTCTGAGATGCTGTTAAATCGTGGGTCCAATGCTACTGCTCCTACAACTGGAGGCCTAACTGCTCTACATTTAGCGGCAGCTAATGGCCATACCCTCATTGTACAGTTATTGCTTAAGCAAAACATAGACCCCTGTATTGGTGACAACAACAAGTGGAGTCCTTTGCACTGGGCAATTGTGAACAATCATGTCCATATCATGGAACTACTAAATGAGCACAGTGTCTCCCTTGAACTGGAGGCCTCCGGAAATTTGACCCCTTTGCATATTGCAGCTGAGACTGGAAAACTAGAGACTCTGAACTATCTCCTGGAAAAGGGTGTTGATGTGAATGCCCAAGACCTGGAGGGCAGAACCGCTCTGGCTATGGCGGCTAGTAATGGTAGATTAGAG GTTGTCCGGTCACTTTTGGATAATAAATCTCAAGTGAACATTGCAGACAATCATGGACGCACAGTATTACACAGAGCTGCGGCCGCAGGGCATCTTGACGTGGTACAAATCCTGGTCCAGAACGGGGCCGCACTGAATATAAAGGACAGCCTATGCCTCACTCCAATACAGAGAGCAACCATGAGGGGACACAGCCAAGTATCTACTTACCTGCAAGGAGCACTACCTACAGTTCACAATGTACTTTAA